From Halanaeroarchaeum sulfurireducens, a single genomic window includes:
- a CDS encoding HAD family hydrolase, with amino-acid sequence MPETDAVLFDLDDTLCLHEQDREVLLRRTFDHIGVEPFTNHAGLRTAINRAPDADGATAFMANAFDVAAERADAGRMPTARIADTYMSMFDSSAVRFREGARAALDRVEDRPVGLVTNGDREHQLPKLESLGIEDAFDTIVYGGANTPSKPSPEPFEIALDDLGADPGATIHVGNSLSDDVAGANRVGVRSVWVPTAADRREAGSAEPTHTLDSLRNLPALF; translated from the coding sequence ATGCCCGAAACCGACGCCGTCCTGTTCGACCTCGACGATACGCTGTGTCTCCACGAGCAGGACCGGGAGGTCCTCCTTCGGCGGACCTTCGATCACATCGGCGTCGAGCCGTTCACGAACCATGCGGGCCTTCGCACGGCGATAAATCGAGCGCCCGACGCCGACGGGGCGACCGCCTTCATGGCCAATGCGTTCGACGTCGCCGCCGAGCGGGCCGACGCGGGACGGATGCCGACCGCGCGGATCGCAGACACCTACATGTCCATGTTCGACAGCTCGGCGGTCCGCTTCAGGGAGGGTGCCCGGGCAGCCCTCGACCGCGTCGAGGATCGACCGGTCGGGCTCGTCACGAACGGGGACCGCGAGCACCAGCTCCCGAAATTGGAGTCGCTGGGCATCGAGGACGCCTTCGATACGATCGTCTACGGCGGCGCAAATACCCCCTCGAAACCCTCACCGGAGCCCTTCGAAATCGCCCTCGACGACCTCGGTGCCGATCCGGGCGCCACGATCCACGTCGGTAACTCGCTTTCCGACGATGTGGCCGGTGCGAATCGAGTTGGGGTCAGGTCGGTGTGGGTCCCGACGGCCGCAGACAGACGGGAGGCCGGCTCCGCGGAACCGACGCACACACTCGACTCGCTGCGAAACCTGCCCGCCCTTTTCTGA
- the trpA gene encoding tryptophan synthase subunit alpha, producing MGERAIRAAFEGGPALVPYVVAGDPDPEATEAYVEALVRGGADVVELGLPFSEPIADGPTIESGIRRALDAGMTPSRYLDLVADLDVDVPIVTMTYYNLLFRYGDGDVEPFVADAAAAGVDGLIVPDLPVEESGPLREACEQHDLALVFIVAPTTTEDRIERIVEQASGFVYVQARLGTTGARADVSEQTYESLDRLPDADVPTAVGFGVSSGEQARAIVAGGADGVVAGSVFVDIVASGENVADRLERTAADIKAGATEASSASSVSEPERT from the coding sequence ATGGGCGAACGGGCGATCCGGGCGGCCTTCGAGGGCGGTCCAGCGCTGGTTCCGTATGTCGTCGCCGGCGATCCGGATCCCGAGGCGACCGAGGCCTACGTCGAGGCCTTGGTCCGGGGCGGCGCCGACGTGGTGGAACTCGGCCTGCCCTTCTCCGAACCCATCGCCGACGGGCCGACCATCGAGAGCGGGATTCGGCGCGCACTCGACGCCGGGATGACGCCGTCGCGCTATCTCGATCTGGTGGCCGACCTCGACGTCGACGTTCCGATCGTGACGATGACGTATTACAACCTGCTCTTTCGGTACGGTGACGGCGACGTCGAGCCGTTCGTGGCCGACGCCGCGGCGGCGGGCGTGGACGGGCTGATCGTGCCGGACCTCCCCGTCGAGGAGAGCGGGCCATTGCGCGAGGCGTGCGAGCAACACGACCTCGCGCTCGTGTTCATCGTTGCACCCACGACGACCGAGGATCGAATCGAGCGGATCGTTGAGCAGGCATCGGGATTCGTCTACGTTCAGGCCCGTCTGGGGACGACGGGGGCCAGGGCGGACGTGAGCGAGCAGACCTACGAGAGCCTCGACCGACTCCCCGACGCGGACGTTCCCACGGCCGTCGGGTTCGGCGTCAGCAGCGGCGAGCAGGCCCGGGCCATCGTCGCGGGTGGTGCCGACGGCGTCGTGGCCGGCAGCGTCTTCGTGGACATCGTGGCGTCGGGCGAGAACGTCGCGGACCGACTCGAACGGACCGCGGCCGACATCAAGGCCGGTGCGACCGAGGCGTCGTCCGCTTCCTCGGTGTCGGAACCGGAACGAACATAG
- a CDS encoding 2-amino-3,7-dideoxy-D-threo-hept-6-ulosonate synthase: MTPGKTARLDRIGTDGRFVTVPMDHGITMGPVRGLVDIEATIDAVTRGGADSVLTQKGIASRVHGNKNGAGYIVHLNGSTTIGPDEEDKRVTGTVEDAVRAGADAVSFHINVGSEHEPDQIANLAELTTEAERLGMPVLAMAYARGQGIDEHDAESLGHAVRLAEELGADIVKTAYSGDSESFEHVVAGTRLPVIIAGGSPSGDLATLRNVRGVIDAGGAGVSMGRTIFQHEDPEAITAAVSGVVHDEADPEAAMREAGLEVED, encoded by the coding sequence ATGACACCAGGGAAAACCGCACGACTCGACCGCATCGGGACGGACGGACGGTTCGTCACCGTCCCGATGGACCACGGAATCACGATGGGACCGGTGCGCGGTCTCGTCGACATCGAGGCGACCATCGACGCAGTGACACGGGGCGGGGCGGACTCCGTGCTCACGCAGAAGGGCATCGCTTCCCGCGTCCATGGCAACAAGAACGGGGCCGGATACATCGTTCATCTCAACGGCTCGACGACGATCGGGCCGGACGAGGAGGACAAACGCGTCACTGGAACCGTCGAGGACGCCGTGCGTGCCGGTGCCGACGCCGTCTCCTTTCACATTAACGTCGGCAGCGAGCACGAGCCGGACCAGATCGCGAACCTGGCGGAACTGACGACCGAGGCGGAACGGCTCGGTATGCCGGTCCTCGCGATGGCGTACGCCCGCGGCCAGGGCATCGACGAACACGACGCGGAGAGCCTGGGGCATGCGGTCAGGCTGGCCGAGGAACTCGGTGCCGACATCGTGAAAACGGCGTACAGCGGCGATTCTGAGAGCTTCGAGCACGTCGTGGCGGGCACCCGGCTCCCGGTCATCATCGCCGGTGGGAGCCCGTCGGGCGATCTGGCCACGCTCCGGAACGTTCGAGGGGTCATCGATGCTGGCGGGGCTGGTGTGTCGATGGGACGGACGATCTTCCAGCACGAGGACCCGGAGGCGATCACCGCGGCGGTCTCGGGCGTCGTCCACGACGAGGCCGATCCCGAGGCGGCCATGCGCGAGGCGGGGCTCGAGGTCGAGGACTGA